One Lacticaseibacillus rhamnosus genomic window carries:
- a CDS encoding CtsR family transcriptional regulator translates to MQRENISDIIETYLKTILAQEAAVEIRRAEIARRFNCVPSQINYVIKTRFTPARGYIVESKRGGGGYIRIVKVKLTDDQDLIQIMRQHIPSRLRLRDARDLLQELFDNGLISQQSGNLMLAVINHETLGILDQETEEHLRSRLFLAFLDRLRYER, encoded by the coding sequence ATGCAGCGCGAAAATATTTCGGATATTATTGAGACATACTTAAAAACGATACTGGCACAGGAAGCGGCTGTTGAGATTCGGCGAGCGGAAATTGCACGGCGCTTTAATTGTGTTCCTTCGCAAATTAATTATGTTATCAAGACGCGTTTTACACCGGCACGTGGGTACATTGTTGAAAGTAAGCGTGGCGGCGGTGGCTACATTCGGATCGTGAAGGTCAAATTGACAGATGATCAGGATCTCATTCAAATCATGCGCCAGCACATTCCTAGTCGCTTGCGGTTACGCGATGCACGGGATTTGCTGCAGGAACTGTTTGATAATGGGCTTATTTCCCAACAGTCCGGCAATTTAATGCTAGCCGTGATCAATCATGAGACTTTGGGAATTCTTGATCAAGAAACAGAAGAACACTTACGATCGCGTTTGTTTCTTGCATTTTTGGATCGTTTGCGGTATGAAAGATAA
- the dusB gene encoding tRNA dihydrouridine synthase DusB yields MWHIADVEIPNRLVVAPMAGVTNAAFRVTAKEFGAGLVVCEMISDRGIMYKNKKTLSMLFVDPREHPISIQIFGGTKETLVNAAKFVDQNTAADIIDINMGCPVPKVTKTDAGAHWLLDPEKVYEMVAAVTDAVSKPVTVKMRTGWDEDHIYAVQNALAAERGGAAALAMHGRTRKQLYSGHADWNILKEVKQHLSIPFIGNGDVRTPQDAKRMLDEVGADAVMVGRAALGNPWVLKQMAAYLDHGELIPEPTPREKIATAKLQLQRLVDLHGEHQAVREFRMQAAYYLKGIPRSAKTKAAVNMVDTQAEVNHIFDDFVAQTEARARQRQGSH; encoded by the coding sequence ATGTGGCACATTGCCGATGTTGAGATCCCAAACCGACTCGTTGTTGCACCCATGGCTGGTGTGACGAATGCGGCTTTTCGGGTGACAGCCAAAGAATTCGGTGCTGGTTTGGTCGTTTGTGAAATGATTAGTGACCGCGGCATCATGTACAAAAATAAAAAGACGTTAAGTATGCTGTTTGTTGATCCGCGTGAACATCCGATTTCCATTCAGATTTTTGGTGGCACCAAGGAAACGTTGGTGAATGCAGCTAAGTTTGTCGATCAAAACACGGCTGCAGACATCATTGACATCAATATGGGCTGCCCTGTACCGAAAGTTACCAAAACCGATGCGGGGGCACACTGGCTTTTAGATCCGGAGAAAGTTTACGAAATGGTGGCTGCTGTGACCGATGCGGTTTCAAAGCCGGTCACGGTTAAGATGCGCACGGGTTGGGATGAAGACCACATTTATGCGGTTCAAAATGCATTGGCAGCTGAACGCGGTGGCGCTGCCGCATTAGCCATGCATGGGCGGACACGCAAGCAGCTATATTCTGGACATGCTGACTGGAACATCTTAAAAGAAGTCAAACAACACCTGAGCATTCCATTTATCGGGAATGGTGACGTGCGAACCCCACAAGATGCCAAACGGATGCTTGATGAGGTTGGCGCCGATGCAGTCATGGTGGGCCGCGCAGCATTAGGAAATCCGTGGGTCTTGAAGCAGATGGCAGCTTATCTTGATCATGGCGAGCTGATTCCGGAACCAACACCGCGCGAAAAAATCGCCACTGCCAAGTTACAGTTACAACGGTTGGTTGACCTGCACGGAGAACACCAGGCCGTTCGTGAATTCCGGATGCAAGCAGCCTATTATTTAAAAGGCATTCCACGCTCGGCAAAGACCAAAGCAGCCGTTAATATGGTTGATACGCAAGCAGAAGTCAATCATATTTTTGATGACTTTGTGGCGCAAACTGAAGCGCGCGCCCGTCAGCGTCAAGGCAGCCATTAA
- the lysS gene encoding lysine--tRNA ligase, producing MLAKDNGQQPEMNDQMIARREKMDALREAGIDPFGHRFDRTHSAAKVREEFGEDDKETLLEEKPEVTIAGRMMSKRGKGKVGFADIRDRSGKMQIYVRKDVVGDENYMIFKKADLGDILGISGEVMKTDSGELTVKANHVTHLAKALRPLPDKWHGLTDVEQKYRKRYLDLISNPDSFDRFVKRTKIVSAVREYLDNHGFLEVETPVLHNQAGGANARPFITHHNALDIDLYLRIALELHLKRLIVGGMERVYEIGRVFRNEGIDTKHNPEFTELETYAAYWDLSDVMVETEGIFRFAAHKVLDSGKLTYQGMDIDLDAPFARINMLDAIKDKTGVDFWPEMTVDEARKLADDHEVHYEPYWKVGHIISAFFDQFVESTLIQPTFITGHPIEVSPLAKKNPKDTRFVERFELFVGGGEYANAFTELNDPIDQRQRFEAQAAEKTAGNEEAQGIDDDYVEALEYGMPPTGGLGIGIDRLVMLLTDAPSIRDVLLFPTLRP from the coding sequence GTGTTGGCTAAGGATAACGGACAGCAACCAGAAATGAACGATCAAATGATTGCGCGGCGGGAAAAGATGGATGCCTTGCGAGAAGCAGGAATTGATCCATTCGGTCACCGGTTTGACCGCACGCACTCTGCAGCAAAGGTACGTGAAGAATTTGGCGAAGACGACAAGGAAACGCTACTCGAAGAAAAGCCGGAAGTGACGATTGCTGGACGCATGATGTCCAAACGCGGTAAAGGTAAAGTCGGGTTCGCTGACATCCGTGATCGCAGCGGTAAAATGCAGATCTATGTTCGTAAAGACGTGGTTGGCGATGAAAACTACATGATCTTTAAGAAGGCAGATTTGGGCGATATTTTGGGTATTAGCGGCGAAGTCATGAAAACCGACTCGGGTGAGCTGACTGTCAAAGCCAATCACGTGACGCATCTAGCCAAAGCATTACGCCCATTGCCGGATAAGTGGCATGGCTTAACCGATGTCGAGCAGAAGTACCGCAAGCGATATTTGGACCTTATTTCGAATCCTGACAGTTTTGATCGGTTTGTTAAACGCACCAAAATCGTGAGTGCTGTTCGTGAATACTTGGATAACCACGGATTTCTTGAAGTCGAGACTCCGGTTTTGCATAATCAGGCCGGTGGTGCGAATGCGCGGCCATTCATCACGCACCATAATGCGTTGGATATCGATCTTTATTTGCGCATTGCATTGGAATTGCACTTGAAGCGGTTGATCGTTGGTGGCATGGAGCGTGTTTATGAAATCGGCCGCGTTTTCCGCAACGAAGGCATCGACACGAAACATAATCCGGAGTTTACGGAGCTAGAAACCTACGCCGCTTATTGGGATCTATCCGATGTCATGGTCGAAACCGAGGGCATCTTTAGATTTGCCGCCCACAAAGTCCTTGATTCCGGGAAACTAACTTATCAAGGGATGGACATTGACTTAGATGCACCATTTGCCCGTATCAACATGTTAGACGCTATCAAGGATAAAACCGGCGTTGACTTCTGGCCGGAAATGACTGTAGATGAAGCGCGTAAGTTAGCTGATGACCATGAAGTTCACTACGAACCTTATTGGAAGGTCGGGCATATTATCAGTGCCTTCTTTGATCAGTTTGTTGAATCAACGCTTATTCAACCGACCTTCATTACCGGCCATCCAATCGAAGTTTCCCCGTTAGCTAAGAAGAATCCAAAAGATACACGATTTGTTGAGCGTTTTGAACTTTTTGTCGGTGGCGGTGAGTACGCCAATGCCTTCACCGAATTAAACGATCCGATTGATCAGCGTCAGCGTTTTGAAGCGCAAGCAGCTGAAAAAACGGCAGGCAATGAAGAGGCACAAGGTATTGATGACGATTATGTTGAAGCGTTGGAATATGGCATGCCGCCAACAGGTGGACTCGGAATCGGCATTGATCGCTTAGTTATGCTGTTAACCGATGCACCGTCAATTCGCGATGTTCTTTTGTTCCCAACATTGCGCCCGTAG
- a CDS encoding ATP-dependent Clp protease ATP-binding subunit: MDNLFTPSAKNVLLLAQEQAKYFHHHAVGTEHLLMALVMEKDGIAGKTLRQLGVTENDVHDEIERFTGYGTVDAASQASDSYLPYSPKGKEILAFAGDEAKRLGALKIGTEHILLGLLREDDILAARILQNLGLSLSKTRQMVFKKMGIADTAAKRRPMARGGARQDGQGTPTLDGLARDLTQMARENRMDPVVGRDKEVRRLIQILARRTKNNPVLIGEPGVGKTAIAEGFAEKIVAGKVPDDMLNKRLMMLDMGSLVAGTKYRGEFEDRLKKIIDEIYKDGNVILFIDELHTLIGAGGAEGAIDASNILKPALARGELQLIGATTLDEYQKYIEKDAALERRFATIQVDEPTEEEAEQILKGLRPRYEAHHGVTITDEALHEAVVLSSRYITTRFLPDKAIDLVDESAAKVRLDKANVETKADKLQDELAKLVADKEDAIDHQDFETAATIRTKEAGVKAKLADTPEPVNESGVRTDIKVTGADVAEVVSQWTGVPVTQLQKKESERLVNLEKILHQRVVGQDEAVSAVARAIRRARSGLKDPTRPIGSFMFLGPTGVGKTELAKALAEAMFGSEDAMIRVDMSEYMEKFSTSRLIGAAPGYVGYDEGGQLTEKVRNKPYSVVLLDEVEKAHPDVFNILLQVLDDGYLTDAKGRRVDFRNTILIMTSNIGATAIRDDKTVGFGAKDPTADFNAMKSRMLAELKKSFRPEFLNRIDETVVFHSLNKAELHEIVKIMTKTVLSRIKDQGIDVKITPAGIDAIAAAGFDPEYGARPIRRALQTDVEDQLSELLLTGQAKTGDLIQIGAKKGKLTFTVKENKGKHKENGASKEPVKA, from the coding sequence ATGGACAACTTATTTACCCCTAGTGCTAAAAATGTGTTGCTTTTAGCCCAGGAACAAGCGAAGTACTTCCATCATCATGCTGTTGGCACGGAACACTTGCTTATGGCTTTGGTTATGGAAAAGGATGGTATCGCTGGTAAGACGCTGCGTCAGTTAGGGGTCACAGAAAATGATGTCCATGACGAGATCGAGCGCTTCACAGGATATGGAACTGTTGATGCCGCCAGTCAAGCTAGCGATAGTTATTTGCCATACTCACCAAAAGGCAAGGAAATTCTGGCATTTGCCGGGGACGAAGCAAAACGCTTAGGGGCGTTAAAAATCGGCACCGAGCATATTCTGCTGGGACTATTGCGAGAAGACGATATTTTAGCTGCGCGGATTTTACAAAACTTAGGGCTCAGTCTCTCGAAGACGCGTCAGATGGTCTTCAAGAAAATGGGCATTGCGGATACGGCGGCAAAGCGGCGGCCAATGGCACGTGGCGGCGCTCGCCAAGACGGTCAGGGGACACCAACGCTTGATGGCCTCGCCCGTGATCTAACCCAGATGGCGCGCGAAAATCGGATGGATCCGGTGGTTGGTCGCGACAAAGAAGTTCGGCGCTTGATTCAAATCTTGGCTCGGCGCACTAAGAACAACCCGGTCTTGATTGGTGAACCCGGTGTCGGCAAAACGGCCATTGCAGAAGGCTTCGCTGAAAAAATTGTGGCTGGAAAAGTGCCGGATGATATGCTGAACAAACGCTTGATGATGCTTGACATGGGTTCGTTGGTTGCAGGCACTAAGTATCGTGGTGAGTTTGAAGATCGGCTGAAGAAAATTATTGATGAGATTTATAAAGATGGCAATGTCATTTTATTCATCGATGAATTGCACACATTGATCGGTGCTGGCGGTGCTGAAGGGGCAATTGACGCTTCAAATATCCTGAAACCGGCATTGGCACGTGGCGAGCTTCAGCTAATCGGCGCCACGACTTTAGATGAATATCAAAAGTACATTGAAAAAGATGCGGCCTTGGAGCGGCGGTTTGCAACAATTCAAGTTGACGAACCGACTGAGGAAGAAGCCGAACAGATTCTGAAAGGTTTGCGTCCGCGTTACGAAGCACACCATGGCGTTACGATTACCGATGAAGCGCTGCATGAAGCGGTTGTGTTGTCGTCACGTTACATTACAACGCGTTTTCTTCCGGATAAGGCTATTGACTTGGTCGATGAAAGTGCGGCTAAAGTTCGCCTTGATAAAGCTAACGTGGAGACCAAAGCTGATAAACTTCAGGATGAATTAGCTAAACTGGTTGCCGACAAAGAAGATGCAATTGATCATCAAGACTTCGAAACGGCTGCTACAATCCGGACTAAAGAAGCGGGCGTCAAGGCTAAACTTGCCGATACGCCTGAACCGGTGAATGAAAGTGGTGTTCGTACCGATATCAAGGTCACGGGCGCAGACGTTGCCGAAGTTGTATCGCAATGGACCGGCGTGCCGGTCACGCAACTGCAGAAAAAGGAATCTGAACGGTTGGTTAATCTCGAGAAGATTCTGCATCAGCGAGTTGTTGGCCAGGATGAAGCCGTTTCAGCAGTTGCACGGGCAATTCGGCGTGCTCGTTCCGGGTTGAAGGATCCGACCAGACCGATTGGCTCCTTCATGTTCTTGGGACCAACCGGCGTCGGCAAAACCGAATTAGCTAAAGCGTTGGCAGAAGCGATGTTTGGTTCCGAGGACGCCATGATTCGGGTCGATATGTCCGAGTATATGGAGAAATTCAGTACGAGCCGGTTAATCGGCGCAGCGCCAGGCTATGTCGGTTATGACGAAGGCGGTCAATTGACGGAAAAGGTTCGCAACAAGCCATATTCGGTCGTTTTACTCGATGAAGTTGAAAAGGCGCATCCTGATGTCTTCAACATTTTGTTACAAGTCTTGGATGATGGCTATTTAACCGATGCTAAGGGTCGGCGGGTCGATTTTCGGAATACCATTTTGATTATGACCAGCAATATCGGAGCAACTGCCATTCGCGATGATAAGACAGTTGGATTTGGTGCAAAAGATCCAACAGCCGACTTCAATGCCATGAAGAGTCGGATGTTGGCTGAACTGAAAAAGAGCTTCCGTCCAGAATTTCTTAATCGAATTGACGAAACTGTTGTCTTCCATAGCTTGAACAAGGCTGAGTTGCATGAGATCGTCAAGATTATGACCAAAACCGTGCTTAGTCGTATCAAAGATCAAGGAATTGACGTTAAAATTACGCCAGCCGGGATTGATGCGATTGCCGCGGCTGGGTTTGATCCTGAATATGGTGCGCGCCCGATCCGCCGTGCCTTGCAAACGGATGTTGAAGACCAACTCAGTGAGCTATTGCTGACGGGTCAGGCTAAAACCGGTGATTTGATTCAAATCGGCGCTAAAAAAGGCAAGCTGACGTTTACAGTCAAGGAAAACAAAGGTAAGCATAAAGAAAACGGCGCTTCTAAAGAACCTGTCAAGGCATGA
- the hslO gene encoding Hsp33 family molecular chaperone HslO → MSDYIASALSRNAHFRIFAVDATQTVSEAQRRHDTWSAASAALGRTLIATALLAASGLKNTNDLLTVRIKGDGPVGSIVTDGTQLGTVRGYVQEPHVNLPLNLVGKIDVAKAVGKHGMLAVTKDIGIGEPFTGQVPLVSGELAEDFTYYLAKSEQIPAAVGLSVFVNADNTIKVAGGFMLEALPGATDAELSELEANVKTLPLVSELLKSGLTPEQIIQRVAGKEPVRFLDTQALRFACNCSKKHFGDIMATLPRKQLQEMIDEDGGAETTCKFCGNQYHYSVADLEALLARHE, encoded by the coding sequence ATGAGTGACTACATCGCGAGTGCATTGTCGCGCAACGCCCATTTTCGAATTTTCGCAGTCGACGCCACGCAAACGGTAAGCGAAGCACAACGACGCCATGACACCTGGAGTGCGGCTTCGGCTGCGCTGGGCAGAACTTTAATTGCCACAGCGTTATTAGCCGCATCGGGATTAAAAAACACGAATGACTTGCTGACTGTGCGTATCAAAGGGGATGGCCCGGTTGGCTCGATCGTCACAGATGGTACGCAACTCGGAACCGTTCGCGGGTATGTTCAGGAGCCGCACGTGAATCTTCCCCTCAATCTCGTCGGTAAAATCGATGTGGCAAAAGCAGTCGGCAAACACGGCATGCTTGCGGTGACGAAAGATATCGGAATCGGCGAGCCGTTTACGGGACAGGTACCACTGGTTTCAGGTGAGCTAGCAGAAGATTTTACGTATTATTTAGCTAAGTCTGAGCAGATTCCCGCGGCAGTCGGACTCTCTGTATTTGTCAATGCCGATAACACGATTAAGGTTGCTGGCGGTTTCATGCTAGAGGCGTTGCCCGGTGCGACCGATGCCGAATTGTCAGAACTGGAAGCAAACGTCAAAACACTACCGCTTGTATCGGAGTTATTAAAAAGTGGCCTGACTCCCGAGCAGATTATCCAACGTGTTGCAGGCAAAGAGCCCGTTCGCTTCCTGGATACCCAAGCATTGCGGTTTGCATGTAATTGTTCCAAGAAACATTTTGGCGATATTATGGCCACTTTGCCGCGGAAACAATTGCAGGAAATGATTGATGAAGACGGCGGTGCCGAGACGACCTGTAAGTTCTGCGGTAATCAATATCATTACAGTGTGGCCGATCTTGAAGCTTTGTTGGCCCGGCATGAATAG